Part of the Methylomonas sp. AM2-LC genome, AGTAATTGTATGCCTTGCAGCGGCCAAACCTGAACAAAAATGCCAATTTTATCTATGGCTTGGAACCATTGGCTTTTTTGGGAATTGCTATCCAGTTTTCCTGTAGTGATCAGTAATAAGGTATCTGGGGCTGGGTTTTGGCAGTAACTGATCAAGGCTTTGCTGCCCTCATTGCCGGGTTTGGAGGAGGGTAACCTTAAGTCGATCAGTTTTTTATCAGAAAAAATGGATAAGGAACTGGCTTCGTCTGTCAGTTGTTGCCATTCGTTACCGCTATCAATACTGATCACTTCTCGAGTGTTGTAACCAGCATGTTTGGCGGCCAGACGAATTTCATCAGCAGATTCTCCCAGTTGCAGGGGTTCGTCTCCGCTGATTAAATAAACCGGGGCTAACGATTTTTGCAGGTTAGCCCTTAGTTGTTCACCACTAATGCGCATCTATTTTCTTGGGGTTCTCTACAGCAATGCCGGCGCGTCCCATTAATAATCGCGCCGCCTGTTTGTAGATTTCTGCCCGAATCATCTGTTCTTCGCTCGATTTAGCTAACACTGCCGTTTGGTCGTTGAAGTATTCTCTGGATAATTCCATAGTTTGTTCATCCATAATGGGTTCGTCTTTATTGTTAAAAAACTGAAACCGCATATACAGATTTACTTCTGATTCAGTAGATTTACCGGTGCTACCTATCGATACCACGCGGTTTTTCATCTCTTCTTTCAGAATCTTGATAACGATACCCGCATCAGCCAATGTAGGTGCTAATTTGGCGTTAGATGCTCTCAGTAGAGAAGCCATCTCAGTTTGTAAGCCGCTAGAAGCGTTGGCTACATATACGTTTTTCAAAGATTCAGGTATCTGAATTGAACCGCGTAAGTGATAGCCACAGCCACTCAATAATAACAAACTGTAAATCAAGACTGTTCTGACTGCCTGATTCATGCAACATTCCCCGTTAATGCAGTTTTAAACAACGATATTTACCAGTTTTTCTGGCACCACAATCAGCTTTTTGATTGGTTTGCCCTCAATGTAACGTTGAACATGTTCATCGACTAGTACCTGGGTTTCGATATCCTGCTTAGACGCATTCAAAGCTACGCAGATTTTGCCTCTGAGTTTGCCATTCACCTGGATAACCATCTCTATCGAGTCTTGTTGTAATGCGGATGCATCAAACACTGGCCAGGCGGCTGTGACAATATCACTACTGTGTCCCAAATGCTCCCACAAAGCCTGACTGATATGTGGAATTATTGGTGCCAGCATTAAAACAACCGTTTCAAGAGCTTCCTGACGAACGGTACGCCCGACATCGCTGTCGTCATCAAATTTACCCAAAGTATTCAACAGTTCCATATTAGCGGCAATGGCGGTATTAAAGGTATGCCGGCGTCCCATATCATCGGTTACTTTTTGCAAGGTATGATGTATTTGTCTACGCAAGCCTTTTTGTAAGTCGGTTAAACTCGATGTGTCTAACGCTTTAGTAGATAAACCACTTTCAACATGCAAATGTGTTTGTCTCCACAGACGTTTCAGAAAGCGGGATGCTCCTTCCACGCCAGCATCGTTCCATTCCAACGATTGATCTGGAGGAGAGGTAAACATGGTATACAAGCGTACGGTATCTGCACCGTATTTATCAATTAATACCTGAGGATCAACGCCATTGTTTTTTGACTTTGACATTTTTTCCACAGCGCCCACCGTAACTGCGGAACCATCACTCATTAATTTAGCGGCGATAATTTTACCTTTGCTATCGCGTTCAACGTCAATTTGGGTGAGATTAAAATAATGTTTATGACCGTGATCATCCAACTGATAAAAGGTTTCTGCAACCACCATACCTTGAGTTAGCAGGTTTTTAAAGGGTTCGTCACAAACTAATAAGCCTTCGTCACGTAATAGCTTGGTATAAAACCGGGCATAGAGCAGATGCAAAATCGCGTGTTCAATACCGCCAATATAATAATCAACCGGTAACCAATAATTTGCACGGAAATCCAGCATAGCCATATCAGCATTTTGGCAGGCATAACGCGCAAAATACCAGGATGATTCCATAAAAGTATCGAAAGTATCCGTTTCACGCTGCGCTGGTTTTCCGCACTCTGGACAAGGGGTGTGGCGGAAAGTGGGATGGGCAGCCAACGGTGATTGTGATCCATCTAGAACTACATCACGCGGTAAAATAATCGGTAATTGTGCGTCGGGTACCGGCACCGTGCCGCAGTCTTCGCAGTAAATAATCGGTATGGGAGCGCCCCAGTAACGTTGGCGTGACACACCCCAATCACGTAGCCTGAAGTTGGTTTTGCGTTTGCCTTTACCCTGGCTGGTAAGTTTTTCCGCTATGGCGGAAAAAGCTTCAGCCGAGCTTAAACCATTAAATTCACCAGAATTATACAAAATACCTTTATCAGTAAATGCTTGTTCAGTTATTTTGTCGTCAGAGTCATTAGCTGCCTGAATAACAGGTTTTATAGCGATGTTGTATTTTTGCGCAAATTCATAATCGCGTTGATCGTGAGCAGGAACAGACATCACTGCGCCAGTACCATAGTTCATCAATACAAAGTTGGCAATCCATACTGGCACTGCTTCGCCTGAAAGGGGGTGCGTAGCTTGAATGCCAGAATAAATGCCGCGCTTTTCCATGGTTTCCATGGCCGCTTCTGATGTTTCCATCAACTTGCAACTCTCCAGAAATTCAGAAATTGCTGTATTCGCTTCGGCTGCTTTTATGGCTAAGGGATGTTCTGCGGCAATCGCCAAATAGGTTACGCCCATTACTGTATCTGGTCGGGTAGTGTAAATGTGGATTGTGGCTGTGCTGTCTTGCACCGCAAAATCCATTTCCACACCTTCAGATCGGCCTATCCAGTTGGCTTGCATGGTGCGAACCTGTTCCGGCCAACCTGGTAAGCTTTCCAGGGAACTGAGTAATTCATCGGCATAAGCGGTAATTTTTAAAAACCACTGCGATATTTCTTTTTTCTCAACCTGTGTGTCACAGCGCCAGCAGCAGCCATCAATTACTTGTTCATTGGCAAGAACGGTTTGATCGTGCGGACACCAGTTAACCGGGGCGGTTTTCTTATAAACCAAGCCTTTTTTTAATAAACGGATAAAAAACCATTGTTCCCAGCGGTAGTAATTGGGGTCACAGGTGGCTAGTTCACGTTGCCAGTCATAACCAAAGCCCAAGCGTTTTAATTGCTCACGCATATAGCTGATATTGCTGTGCGTCCAGTCGGCAGGATGTACTTTATTAAGCATAGCTGCGTTTTCAGCGGGTAAACCAAACGCATCCCAACCCATAGGTTGCAAAACATGTTTACCTTGCATGCGCTGAAAGCGACTGATGACATCGCCTATCGTATAATTACGCACATGGCCCATATGTAGCTTGCCGCTCGGATATGGAAACATGGAAAGACAATAGTATTTTTCTTTACCGGTATCTTCTTTGGCGGTAAAAACACCAGAAGATTCCCAATCGGCTTGCACCTGTTGCTCTATTGCCTGTGGTTTGTATTGCTCTTCCATCCTATTCGTCTTTTATTGTAAAAAAGCAGTAGAATACCTTACCAGCGCTTAAATCTAAAGTGTGAATTGATATGGAGAAACTATGAGCGAAAACAAATTGATCAAAGCATATGATGATCTGATGGGTCATCTCTATGAAGCGATGGATGATACCTTGCATAGTGTTGCTGATGCATTGGAAATTGCTAAAGAAAAATCGGCTAGGCTAGGCATACATTCGCAGGAAGAAATTAATAAAATTGCAGACTTTGTGATGCGTGATGTAGAGCATGCCGCCGTCACCTCACCAAATAGCAATAACGATTCGCTTAGCGATTGGTTAAAGTTTGATATACATCTGATTGAAAATTTTGCGCTAACTGCATTTTTGGATATTGCTGATAAAACTCGTGTAAAACTGGCTGCTCTGGAAATGGATGCCAAACAATATCATCCCTATCAAAGTGGAGATATTGCAAGTCCCGGTACTTTTTCCTGTGATCATTGCGAGAAACAAATATCGTTTAAATCCACCAGTGTGATCCCAGTCTGTCCGGTCTGTGGTACCAATAGTTTTAGTCGTTGTTGATATTGTAACTATTAACCTTATAATGGACGCTCTTAACTTTTCAGTTTATCGAGGGCGATTATGCGCAGGGTGATTTTTAATCAAAAAGGCGGCGTTGGTAAATCCACTATTACTTGTAATTTAGCCGCTATTAGTGCGGTACAAGGTAAAAAAACGCTAGTAATTGATCTTGATATTCAAGGTAATTCTACTCAGTATTTGCTGGGTGCCAAAGTTAGCGATGCGGATAAAACCATTGCGCACTTTTTTAAAGATAATCTGGGTATAGGTCTATTTGGTGGTGGAAAGGAAGGATTGGAAAGTGCCATCCATGAAACACCTTTCCCCAATTTGTTTGTGATTCCTTCTCATCCAGAATTGGAAGCCTTGCAAAGCAGGCTTGAATCACGTTATAAAATTTTTAAGTTAAAAGAAGCTCTGGAAAAGTTAACTGGTTTTGATCAAATTTATATTGATACGCCACCCGTACTCAACTTCTACAGCCAATCAGCCCTAATTGCGGCTGAAAAATGTCTCATACCTTTTGATTGCGATACGTTTGCACGTGAAGCACTATATACATTAATGCGCGCCATCGCTGAAGTCAAAGCAGATCATAATCAAAATCTTGAAATCGAAGGAATTGTCGTTAATCAGTATCAAAAGCAGGCTAATCTGCCACGCCAGTTGGTTGAAGAATTAATTGCCGAAGGATTGCCGGTTTTGGAAGCAAAAATTTCTTCTTCAGTTAAA contains:
- the lptE gene encoding LPS assembly lipoprotein LptE → MNQAVRTVLIYSLLLLSGCGYHLRGSIQIPESLKNVYVANASSGLQTEMASLLRASNAKLAPTLADAGIVIKILKEEMKNRVVSIGSTGKSTESEVNLYMRFQFFNNKDEPIMDEQTMELSREYFNDQTAVLAKSSEEQMIRAEIYKQAARLLMGRAGIAVENPKKIDAH
- the leuS gene encoding leucine--tRNA ligase, with product MEEQYKPQAIEQQVQADWESSGVFTAKEDTGKEKYYCLSMFPYPSGKLHMGHVRNYTIGDVISRFQRMQGKHVLQPMGWDAFGLPAENAAMLNKVHPADWTHSNISYMREQLKRLGFGYDWQRELATCDPNYYRWEQWFFIRLLKKGLVYKKTAPVNWCPHDQTVLANEQVIDGCCWRCDTQVEKKEISQWFLKITAYADELLSSLESLPGWPEQVRTMQANWIGRSEGVEMDFAVQDSTATIHIYTTRPDTVMGVTYLAIAAEHPLAIKAAEANTAISEFLESCKLMETSEAAMETMEKRGIYSGIQATHPLSGEAVPVWIANFVLMNYGTGAVMSVPAHDQRDYEFAQKYNIAIKPVIQAANDSDDKITEQAFTDKGILYNSGEFNGLSSAEAFSAIAEKLTSQGKGKRKTNFRLRDWGVSRQRYWGAPIPIIYCEDCGTVPVPDAQLPIILPRDVVLDGSQSPLAAHPTFRHTPCPECGKPAQRETDTFDTFMESSWYFARYACQNADMAMLDFRANYWLPVDYYIGGIEHAILHLLYARFYTKLLRDEGLLVCDEPFKNLLTQGMVVAETFYQLDDHGHKHYFNLTQIDVERDSKGKIIAAKLMSDGSAVTVGAVEKMSKSKNNGVDPQVLIDKYGADTVRLYTMFTSPPDQSLEWNDAGVEGASRFLKRLWRQTHLHVESGLSTKALDTSSLTDLQKGLRRQIHHTLQKVTDDMGRRHTFNTAIAANMELLNTLGKFDDDSDVGRTVRQEALETVVLMLAPIIPHISQALWEHLGHSSDIVTAAWPVFDASALQQDSIEMVIQVNGKLRGKICVALNASKQDIETQVLVDEHVQRYIEGKPIKKLIVVPEKLVNIVV
- a CDS encoding zinc ribbon-containing protein, producing the protein MSENKLIKAYDDLMGHLYEAMDDTLHSVADALEIAKEKSARLGIHSQEEINKIADFVMRDVEHAAVTSPNSNNDSLSDWLKFDIHLIENFALTAFLDIADKTRVKLAALEMDAKQYHPYQSGDIASPGTFSCDHCEKQISFKSTSVIPVCPVCGTNSFSRC
- a CDS encoding ParA family protein, with translation MRRVIFNQKGGVGKSTITCNLAAISAVQGKKTLVIDLDIQGNSTQYLLGAKVSDADKTIAHFFKDNLGIGLFGGGKEGLESAIHETPFPNLFVIPSHPELEALQSRLESRYKIFKLKEALEKLTGFDQIYIDTPPVLNFYSQSALIAAEKCLIPFDCDTFAREALYTLMRAIAEVKADHNQNLEIEGIVVNQYQKQANLPRQLVEELIAEGLPVLEAKISSSVKVRESHSDSQPLIHYAPTHKLTEEYLALHLEIHS